Proteins from one Ahaetulla prasina isolate Xishuangbanna chromosome 2, ASM2864084v1, whole genome shotgun sequence genomic window:
- the LOC131190704 gene encoding uncharacterized protein K02A2.6-like, with protein sequence PQVAPIRLKARRVPFALKPKIDRELDKLVNQGILVPVDHTKWETPIVTPVKPDGSVRICADYKATLNKALQKSAYPVPVVQHLLHSLGQGQVFAKLDLAQAYQQLPVDSSTAEAQTIVTHRGAFKCTRLQFGVSVAPGLFQNLMERLLQGLPGVVPYFDDVLVSAENLVELGVRLRKVLGIFRSAGLKVKLNKCQIGVGSVEFLGYRIDREGIHPTESKVRAIRKAPAPKNKTELQAFLGLVNFYAVFLKNKATIAEPLHKLLAKNAAWSWGKAETKAFEGVKNLVSSDSLLIQYNGTLPLVLVCDASPYGVGAVLSHRLPNGTEAPIAYYSRTMSSAERNYSQLDREALAIVSGVKKFHEYVFGRDFEIVTDHRPLLGLLAGDRPTPVALSPRLTRWTIFLAAYSYRLIHRPGKEMGHADALSRCPLPETIEDPAPGIPVLLIDSWDSGPVTSKEVARASYKDITIRTWGDRVVIPEKLRKKVLELLHVGHPGIVRMKSLARSYVWWPQMDKEISDEIGRCQPCQESRPLPPTAPIREWEKPQGPWSRIHIDFAGPFHGQTFLIAVDAYSKWLEIILMKSTTAEAVISVLRHLFVTHGLPDTLVSDNGPQFTATQFEGYLAEEGIRHVLSAPFHPATNGLAERFVRSAKEALSRIRPAIKELHRSRMDLENVQKMVTINSETEMNAREIKSDTITQNGQGSFVVDIEEAQDYLPENKFLLEVKTNLEQIRSSLQKRETELKDLLQTEHWCNPQITETEMIQ encoded by the exons ccccaagttgcccctatcaggttgaaggctaggagggttccattcgccctaaagcccaagattgaccgggaactggacaaactagtaaaccaggggatACTAGTACCCGTTGATCacacaaaatgggagacacctatagtcaccccagtcaaaccggacgggtcggtccggatttgtgctgactataaggcaacattaaacaaagctttgcagaagagtgcataccccgtcccagtagtgcaacacttactgcactcgttgggacaagggcaagttttcgccaaactagatttggctcaagcctatcagcaattaccagtagatagcagcacagccgaagcgcaaaccattgtcacgcaccgcggcgcattcaaatgcacccggcTCCAATTCGGGGTGAGTGTAGCCCCGGGGctgtttcagaacctaatggagcgactattgcagggtctacccggggtggtaccgtattttgacgatgtattggtatcagccgaaaatttagtgGAACTAGGGGTAcgactgaggaaagttttgggcattttcaggtctgccgggcttaaagttaagctgaataaatgccaaatcggggtaggatccgtagaattcctgggctacagaaTTGACAGGGAGGGgattcaccccacggagagcaaggtgcgggccatcaggaaggccccagcccccaaaaataaaacggagttacaggcatttttgggtctggtcaacttctatgcggtgttcctcaagaacaaggcaacaatagccgaaccgctgcataagctactGGCAAAGAATGCTGCGTGGTCATGGGGGAAAGCGGaaactaaggcatttgaaggggtaaaaaacctggtgtctagtgatagcctccttattcaatacaacggcacgttgccattagtactggtctgcgatgcatctccctacggggtgggggctgtgctcagccataggttaccgaatggaacagaagcccctatagcatactactcccgaacaatgtcctcggccgaaaggaactacagccagctggatagggaggcattggctatagtctcaggggtaaagaaatttcacgaatatgtattcggccgAGATTTTGAAATAGtgacggaccatagacccctgttGGGACTCTTAGCGGGCGACCGTCCTACgcccgttgcactttcacccagactgacccgatggactatcttcctggcagcatactcttaTAGACTGATCCACCGCCCGGGAAAGGagatggggcatgcggacgctctgagcagatgcccgttaccagagactatcgaagatccAGCCCCTGGGATACCCGTCCTactgattgactcttgggactctggccctgtCACTTCCAAGGAAGTGGCAAGGgcgtcttacaaggacattaccataaggact tggggggatagggtggttatcccggagaaattacggaaaaaggtactagaactgttacatgtgggccacccgggtatagttcggatgaagagtttagcaaggagctatgtgtggtggccccagatGGACAAAGAAATTAGTGACGAGATAGGGAGATGTCAACCCTGTCAAGAGTCGAGGCCACTACCCCCCACGGCCCCTATCCGAGAATGGGAGAAAccacaggggccatggtctaggattcacatagattttgccgggccatttcatgggcaaacctttttaatcgcagtcgatgcctactcaaaatggttagaaatcattctaatgaaatccacaacggcAGAAGCTGTcatctcagtcctgagacacctattcgtaacccatgggttgcccgacaccctggtatccgacaacggcccgcagttcacggcaacacagtttgaggggtacttagcggaggagggcatcagacatgtcctctcggcgcctttccacccggcgacgaacggacttgcagaacgtttcgttcggagcgctaaAGAAGCACTCTCTAGAAtaaggccag CTATCAAGGAACTTCACAGAAGTAGAATGGACCTTGAAAATGTGCAGAAAATG GTAACTATAAATAGTGAAACAGAAATGAATGCAAGAGAAATTAAATCTGACACCATAACACAGAATGGACAAGGTTCCTTTGTG GTGGATATAGAAGAAGCACAAGATTATTTACCAGAAAATAAATTTCTGTTGGAAGTGAAAACCAATCTGGAACAGATCAGATCATCCTTGCAGAAGCGAGAGACAGAGCTCAAGGATCTTCTCCAAACTGAACATTGGTGCAACCCTCAAATTACAGAAACAGAAATGATACAATGA